One Sulfuricaulis sp. DNA window includes the following coding sequences:
- a CDS encoding outer membrane beta-barrel protein, producing the protein MRIKKLSSLIGLSAVLLLGPLSATAAQAKGPGVYFGGSWGAYSIKKSDLDDNDDVLKAVIGGQFNNWFGVEGSWVDFNRVSNGSDRFESDGKGLSAVFSMPVGTTSTAFAKVGQFWWESDSSLGGALGASKGNDPFWGGGFKFGFTENFALRLDAERYEVADTNLNTFTAGLEFKF; encoded by the coding sequence ATGCGAATCAAAAAACTAAGTTCTCTCATCGGCTTGTCGGCCGTGCTGTTGCTCGGTCCACTGAGCGCTACCGCTGCCCAGGCAAAAGGTCCCGGGGTATATTTTGGTGGTTCGTGGGGCGCCTATAGCATCAAAAAAAGCGATCTTGACGACAATGATGATGTATTGAAGGCGGTCATTGGCGGTCAGTTCAACAACTGGTTCGGCGTCGAAGGCTCGTGGGTCGATTTCAACCGTGTCAGCAACGGCAGCGACAGGTTCGAATCCGATGGCAAGGGCCTGTCGGCGGTATTTTCGATGCCGGTGGGAACCACGTCGACGGCTTTTGCAAAGGTCGGACAGTTCTGGTGGGAATCGGATTCGTCATTGGGCGGAGCGCTGGGAGCCAGTAAAGGCAACGATCCGTTCTGGGGTGGCGGCTTCAAGTTTGGCTTTACTGAAAACTTCGCATTACGCCTCGACGCGGAACGCTATGAAGTGGCGGATACCAACCTCAATACCTTCACGGCCGGACTCGAGTTCAAGTTCTAA
- a CDS encoding 4'-phosphopantetheinyl transferase, which produces MSRHIISTEENWSSRNSPGAAGHKSVEYGYTPTFQNNPASPSSLLASLFPPGVAAAELRTAGDPSLLLPDEAKQLVRAVPKRMQEFAAGRLCARRALAEFGFIDYPLRMHSDRRPQWPDTVVGSISHTTGMCGAVVARQSQFRAIGLDMEIVGQVTPEIWPTICTPEEMVWLAALRELEQVRCAAIIFSAKESFYKCQNGVTRQWLEYDDVTVDIPANYASSGCFALRPRRSIALLEYDTKSWKGRFEFHGNLVVTGMVLEAR; this is translated from the coding sequence ATGTCGAGGCACATCATATCCACTGAGGAAAACTGGAGCAGCCGGAATTCCCCTGGTGCTGCGGGTCATAAGTCAGTCGAATATGGTTACACCCCGACGTTTCAAAACAATCCCGCGAGTCCTTCTTCGCTGTTGGCCAGTTTGTTCCCGCCGGGCGTGGCGGCCGCCGAACTTCGGACAGCCGGCGACCCGTCGCTGTTATTGCCCGATGAAGCAAAGCAACTCGTGCGCGCCGTTCCGAAGCGGATGCAGGAGTTCGCCGCCGGACGCCTTTGCGCGCGCCGAGCCCTGGCAGAGTTCGGATTCATTGACTACCCACTGCGCATGCACAGCGACCGGCGGCCGCAATGGCCGGATACCGTCGTCGGCAGCATATCTCACACAACCGGCATGTGTGGCGCCGTCGTCGCAAGGCAAAGCCAGTTCCGCGCCATCGGTCTGGATATGGAAATCGTCGGGCAAGTGACGCCGGAAATTTGGCCGACCATCTGCACGCCCGAAGAGATGGTCTGGCTCGCTGCGCTCCGTGAGCTGGAGCAGGTTCGATGTGCCGCCATCATATTCAGCGCCAAAGAATCTTTCTATAAGTGCCAAAACGGCGTGACCCGGCAGTGGCTGGAGTACGACGATGTCACGGTGGATATTCCCGCCAACTATGCGAGTTCAGGATGCTTCGCTCTGCGACCACGGCGGAGTATCGCGCTGCTGGAGTATGACACAAAGTCCTGGAAGGGGCGTTTCGAGTTCCACGGTAACCTTGTTGTCACGGGTATGGTTCTCGAGGCGCGTTGA
- the cls gene encoding cardiolipin synthase — protein MGKPHAETVQFDSARGPVSANKSANILAELKSQSGDIDILQKHLALEQAINTDSPLVLGNRLVLLQDGPATYQAMFAAMRQAKDHINLETYIFGDDDIGKQFADLLLEKQAAGVQVNLIYDSVGCLNTPKVFFERLSAGGIQVLEFNPINPLTGNKKEWLLNNRDHRKLLLVDGRIAFIGGINISESYSSSPSVKSARKNEVNAVGWRDTHLQIEGPVVADFQKLFMDTWTKQKGQPLARKDYFPKLGNQGDEIVRAIGSASADPHSLIYLTLLSAIANAERRVYLTNAYFVPDPQLLKSLTDAARRGVDVRLVLPSYSDSWTVFHAGRSHYTKLLRAGVKIFERRGAVMHSKTASIDGVWSTIGSTNLDWRSFLHNDELNASILGRDFARQMDAMFTRDLAESNAIDLDRWKERSLMLRLKEWLARFAEYWL, from the coding sequence ATGGGGAAACCTCATGCAGAGACGGTTCAATTCGACAGCGCGCGCGGTCCTGTCTCGGCAAACAAAAGCGCCAACATTCTCGCAGAACTCAAAAGCCAATCCGGCGACATCGACATACTGCAAAAGCACCTGGCGCTGGAACAGGCGATTAACACCGACAGCCCGCTGGTGCTGGGCAACAGGCTGGTCCTGCTGCAAGACGGGCCGGCGACGTACCAGGCCATGTTCGCAGCCATGCGCCAAGCCAAAGACCATATCAACCTGGAAACCTACATCTTCGGAGACGACGACATCGGCAAACAGTTCGCAGATCTGCTGCTGGAAAAACAAGCCGCGGGCGTCCAGGTCAACCTGATTTACGACAGCGTCGGCTGCCTGAATACGCCGAAGGTTTTTTTCGAGCGCCTGAGCGCCGGTGGCATCCAGGTACTTGAGTTCAATCCGATCAACCCATTGACCGGCAATAAAAAGGAATGGCTGCTCAATAACCGCGACCACCGCAAATTGCTGCTGGTCGACGGCCGCATAGCTTTCATCGGCGGCATCAATATCAGCGAATCCTATTCCAGTAGCCCCTCCGTCAAGTCAGCCAGGAAAAATGAGGTGAACGCCGTGGGCTGGCGTGACACTCATCTTCAGATCGAAGGTCCGGTGGTGGCAGATTTCCAGAAGCTGTTCATGGACACCTGGACCAAGCAAAAGGGTCAGCCGCTGGCCCGGAAAGACTATTTCCCCAAACTCGGTAATCAGGGCGACGAGATCGTGCGCGCGATCGGCAGCGCCTCCGCCGATCCCCACAGCCTGATCTATCTCACGTTGCTATCGGCAATTGCCAATGCGGAACGGCGCGTGTATCTGACGAATGCCTATTTCGTTCCCGATCCGCAATTGCTCAAATCCCTGACCGACGCGGCACGGCGCGGCGTCGATGTGAGGCTGGTTCTACCAAGCTACTCCGACTCCTGGACGGTGTTCCATGCCGGACGCTCGCATTACACTAAGTTGCTCCGCGCCGGCGTTAAAATCTTTGAACGGCGCGGCGCGGTCATGCATTCCAAGACCGCTTCCATTGACGGCGTCTGGTCAACCATCGGTTCAACCAATCTGGATTGGCGCAGCTTTTTGCACAACGACGAACTCAACGCATCGATTCTGGGCCGCGATTTTGCCCGGCAAATGGACGCCATGTTTACCAGGGATTTGGCGGAGTCCAACGCCATCGACCTCGATCGCTGGAAGGAACGATCGCTGATGCTCCGATTGAAAGAGTGGCTGGCACGCTTCGCTGAGTACTGGCTGTAG
- a CDS encoding CsbD family protein has translation MNKDQFKGRIKQAKGRIKEVSGKLTRDKLMEKKGQAQKIGGRILAGYGDFKEDTRGYDDLEDDIRGYGDFRHDPQKSG, from the coding sequence ATGAACAAGGATCAATTCAAGGGTCGAATCAAACAGGCAAAAGGCAGGATCAAGGAAGTCAGCGGCAAGCTCACCCGCGACAAGCTAATGGAAAAGAAAGGACAGGCACAAAAAATCGGAGGCCGGATCTTGGCCGGCTATGGCGATTTCAAGGAAGACACGCGGGGCTATGACGATCTCGAGGATGACATTCGGGGTTATGGCGATTTCAGGCACGACCCCCAGAAAAGCGGTTGA